A DNA window from Anastrepha obliqua isolate idAnaObli1 chromosome 5, idAnaObli1_1.0, whole genome shotgun sequence contains the following coding sequences:
- the LOC129247147 gene encoding V-type proton ATPase catalytic subunit A, whose product MSNLKHFDDEDSEGKYGRVFAVSGPVVTAERMAGSAMYELVRVGYYELVGEIIRLEGDMATIQVYEETSGVTVGDPVLRTGKPLSVELGPGIMGSIFDGIQRPLKDINELTQSIYIPKGVNVPSLSRTQAWEFNPLTVKVGSHITGGDLYGIVHENTLVKHKMIVNPRTKGTVRYIAPSGNYHIDDVVLETEFDGEITKHTMLQVWPVRQPRPVTEKLPANHPLLTGQRVLDSLFPCVQGGTTAIPGAFGCGKTVISQALSKYSNSDVIVYVGCGERGNEMSEVLRDFPELSVEIDGVTESIMKRTTLVANTSNMPVAAREASIYTGITLSEYFRDMGYNVSMMADSTSRWAEALREISGRLAEMPADSGYPAYLGARLASFYERAGRVKALGNPEREGSVSIVGAVSPPGGDFSDPVTTATLGIVQVFWGLDKKLAQRKHFPSINWLISYSKYMRALDDFYEKNFAEFVPLRTKVKEILQEEEDLSEIVQLVGKASLAETDKITLEVAKLLKDDFLQQNSYSSYDRFCPFYKTVGMLRNMITFYDLSRHSVESTAQSENKITWNVIREAMGNIMYQLSSMKFKDPVKDGEAKIKADFEQLYEDMQQSFRNLED is encoded by the exons ATGTCGAACCTAAAACACTTCGATGATGAGGATAGCGAGGGCAAATATGGCCGTGTTTTCGCCGTATCCGGTCCTG TCGTCACAGCCGAGCGTATGGCTGGCTCTGCTATGTACGAGTTGGTGCGTGTCGGTTACTACGAATTGGTCGGTGAAATTATTCGTCTGGAAGGTGACATGGCCACCATTCAAGTATACGAAGAAACCTCCGGTGTAACTGTTGGTGATCCCGTGTTGCGTACTGGCAAACCATTGTCCGTCGAGTTAGGTCCCGGTATTATGGGCAGCATTTTTGATGGTATCCAACGTCCATTGAAGGACATTAACGAATTGACTCAATCCATCTATATTCCAAAGGGTGTGAACGTGCCCAGCTTGTCACGTACTCAAGCATGGGAATTCAACCCACTCACAGTTAAAGTTGGTTCGCACATAACCGGTGGCGATCTTTACGGTATTGTGCACGAAAACACATTGGTGAAACACAAGATGATCGTGAATCCACGTACCAAGGGTACCGTGCGTTACATTGCGCCATCGGGCAACTACCACATCGATGATGTCGTTTTGGAAACAGAATTCGATGGTGAGATCACCAAACACACTATGTTGCAAGTGTGGCCAGTGCGTCAGCCACGTCCAGTCACTGAAAAATTGCCCGCCAACCACCCATTGTTAACTGGTCAGCGTGTATTGGACTCGCTGTTCCCCTGTGTACAAGGTGGTACCACCGCCATTCCCGGAGCTTTCGGTTGCGGCAAAACTGTCATCTCACAG GCTTTGTCCAAATACTCCAACTCTGATGTCATTGTTTATGTCGGTTGCGGTGAACGTGGTAACGAGATGTCTGAAGTATTGCGTGATTTCCCCGAATTGTCTGTTGAAATTGACGGTGTCACCGAGTCCATCATGAAGCGTACCACTCTGGTGGCCAATACCTCCAACATGCCTGTCGCTGCTCGTGAAGCCTCCATTTACACTGGCATCACACTATCCGAATACTTCCGTGATATGGGTTACAACGTTTCCATGATGGCTGATTCCACCTCCCGTTGGGCCGAAGCTCTTCGTGAAATTTCTGGTCGTTTGGCTGAAATGCCTGCCGATTCTGGTTACCCCGCCTACTTGGGTGCTCGTCTCGCCTCCTTCTACGAGCGTGCTGGTCGTGTCAAAGCTTTAGGTAACCCCGAACGTGAGGGCTCCGTTTCTATTGTCGGTGCTGTGTCGCCACCTGGTGGTGATTTCTCAGATCCTGTCACCACCGCTACTTTGGGTATCGTACAGGTGTTCTGGGGTTTGGATAAGAAATTGGCTCAACGTAAGCATTTCCCTTCGATCAATTGGTTGATTTCCTACTCGAAATACATGCGTGCCTTGGATGACTTCTATGAGAAAAACTTTGCGGAATTCGTGCCATTGCGTACCAAGGTCAAGGAAATtctgcaagaagaagaagacttgtCTGAAATTGTGCAATTGGTCGGTAAAGCTTCGCTGGCCGAGACCGATAAGATCACACTCGAGGTGGCGAAATTGTTGAAGGACGATTTCCTGCAACAGAACTCATACTCGTCATACGATCGTTTCTGCCCCTTCTACAAGACAGTGGGTATGTTGAGAAACATGATTACTTTCTACGACTTGTCCCGCCACTCTGTCGAATCGACGGCGCAATCCGAAAACAAGATCACATGGAATGTTATCCGCGAAGCTATGGGCAACATCATGTACCAGCTATCGTCCATGAAATTCAAG gaTCCAGTGAAAGATGGTGAAGCTAAGATCAAGGCGGATTTCGAGCAGCTGTACGAGGATATGCAACAGTCCTTCAGAAACTTGGAGGATTAA